The DNA segment CGGGGGTCCTGGCGATCAGTACCGTGTAGCCCAGATCCTCAAGCAAATCCTTGCTGAGTTCCAGGATCATCGGCTCATCCTCGACCAGCAGAACCGTCTCGGTACCGCCTTTTGCCGCGTGTTCCGGGCCTTCCTCCGGGACCGATATGACCTTGCTCTCGCAGCGGGGCAGGTAGATATTGAACGTTGTTCCTTTGCCCGGCTCGCTATAAACGTCAATGAAGCCATCGTTCTGCTTGACGATGCCATACACCGTGGCCAGACCCAAGCCGGTACCCTCGCCGATGCCCTTGGTGGTGAAGTAGGGTTCGAAGAGGTGAGTGAGGACCTCCGGGCCCATGCCGCAGCCGTCGTCGCTCACCGACAGCATTACGAACGAGCCTGGAACGAACCCGCGGTGACCGGCGCAGTACGCATCGTCCAAGACGACATTCTTCGTCTCTATGATGACTTTGCCTTCATGGGCGATGGCGTCGCGTGCATTGACCAGCAGGTTCGCAAGGAGCTGGTCGACCTGGGCGGGGTCGATTTTGACAGCCCAGGAGCCGCGGACGGGGACCCAAACCACCTTGATGTCTTCGCCGATGATACGGTGCAGCATGTTCAGCATCCCCTCCACCGTTGCATTCAAATCGAGCACCCTGGGCACGACGATCTGCCTACGGGCGAAGGCGAGCAGCTGCCGCGTAAGATCGGCCGAGCGCTGTGCGGCCCTTTGGATATTCCGGAGGTCGTCATAGAGGGGCGACGTCTTGTCAAGCCCGCGCAGGGTCATTTCTGCATGGCCGAGAATCACGCTCAGCATGTTATTGAAGTCATGGGCCACGCCGCCGGCCAGACGCCCGACTGACTCCATCTTCTGCGCCTGAATCAGCTGGGCCTGCAGTTTCTCTCTCTCTTCCTCCGCCTGCTTGTTTTCAGTTGTATCCCGGACAGCACCGATCGTGCGTACCGGATGGCGGCCATCGCCCTCGCCATCGAAGAAGGTCTGCGACCGCGTGGTCAGCCATCGGATGGAGCTGTCGCGGCGTACGATCCGGTGTTCAACGTCAAAGAAACCGTCACCCGCAGGGTCGTGGGCTTGCCGGACAGCCAGTGCGATCCTCTCCCGGTCCCCGGGGTGGACCCGATCCAGAAACGCCTGCAGGGTCACCGGCTCGTCCGGTCCCCAGCCATAGATTTCCCGCTGTTGCGGCGACCAGTAGATGGTGTCCGTACGGTGGTCGTGATCGAATATGCCGATCTGGGAAACGCGGACGGCCTGCCGCAACCGCTCCTCGCTTCCGCGCAGCGTCCGTTCTGTCTTCCTGCGTTCGCTGATATCCCGGAAGACTCCCTGCAGGACCTTTTTCCCTTTAATGGTGACCAGCTGTGCTAAAACCTCCACGGGCACTTCGGAACCATCGGGCCGGGCAACGGTATTTTCAATAGGATGCGATTCCCCGCGTTCCCTCGTCTCCTCGATGTGCTGCGAAAAAGCCTCCCGCGAGAATGTATTTCTCTGAGGTGGATGAATTTCATATTGACGGAGTCCGACGATATTCTCTTGGGGTCTCGCGAGAAGACGGCTTGCGGCCGGATTGGCGTCAAGGATGATCCCCGTGGCCGGATCGGCAAGAAGGATGGCATCCGGTGAGCCTTCGAAGAGTGCCCGATACGTCGTTTCACTCTCGCGCAGTGCTTCTTCCACTTGTTTGCGCTCGGAGATTTCTTTTATTAGCTGCTCATTCAGTCTTTTCAGTTCTTCCTTCACGATGATTTGCGCTCCTGCTCTGACTTTCCTTGCTTTCGCTCCCGCCGGATCCGTGATACAAGGCAGGGCGAGCATTGTACTTCAAGCTCAATGGTGAGTCTATAATAAATATGCATTCCTGGCAATAAAAAAGCCTCCTTCTTGAGGAGGCCCGGCTCGAACAATCCATTTACGAATCTATATTGTCACAAGACCTTAACCCCTTTCCTTCAAGCTGAGGCACCGGAAGCAGGCATGCTGTCAAGCCGGGGGGACCGGGGACGTTGGTTCTCCTACCGGGGACCTCCGGGTGACGAGCCTTGCGGGGCAATGGCCGGGTCAGCCTGCCGTCCGAGGTCGGGAAGAAACACCGTCAACGCACCGAGCAGGGGCAGATACGAGCACAGGTGATAGACGAATTCTATGCCGTGCCGGTCTGCAAGTTTGCCGAGCACGGCAGCGCCGATTCCGCCCATGCCGAAAGCAAGTCCGAAGAAGAAACCTGAAACCGTTCCGACCTTTCCGGGGACGAGTTCCTGGGCGAACACAAGGATGGCCGAGAAGGCGGAAGCGAGGATGAACCCGATAACGAATGCGAGGATGCCCGTCCACGCCAGATTTGCGTAGGGCATGACGAGGGCAAAGGGGGCCGCCCCCAGGATCGAAAGCCAGATCACTCGCTTTCTGCCGATGCGATCGCCCAGGGGCCCGCCGAGGACGGTGCCCATCGCAACGGCGAACAGGAACGCGAACAGGTGCATCTGCGCCGACTGCACGGACAGATTGAAATGATGCATCAGATAGAAGATGTAATAACTGCTCAGGCTCGCAAGATAAAAAAACTTCGAAAAAATCAGTATCAGCAGAATTAGGAGGGACAGAACAACGGTGCGCGCTGGCAGGACCGGGTGCAGCCCTTGCTGTCCCCTGGCCCGAGGGCTGGCAAGCGCCTGACGGCGCCGGTACCACCCTCCAACCTGCCACAGCACCGAGATGGCAAGCAGGGCGGCAAGCGAAAACCAGGCTACGCTTTGCTGACCCCGCGGGATGATGATCCACGCGGCCAGAAGCGGGCCCATCGCGGATCCGGTATTGCCGCCGACCTGGAAGATCGACTGGGCCAGCCCGTGCTTTCCGCCTGAGGCCATGCGGGCCACACGCGACGACTCGGGATGGAAGATCGAGGATCCGGTTCCGACGATCGCGGCGGCAAGGAGCAGTGTGCCGTAGTTCGGCGCCATTGCCAGCACGAGAATACCGATGAGCGTGCATCCCATGCCGAAGGCGAGTGAATAGGGCTTTGGATTACGGTCGGTGTAGAATCCCACCAGAGGCTGGAGCAGGGAAGCCGTGACCTGGTAGGTGAGCGTGATCAGCCCGATCTGTGCAAAGCTGAGCTGGAACTTGCCCTTGAGCAGCGGATAGATCGCCAGGATCAACGACTGGATCATGTCGTTCAGGAAATGAGAGAAACTGATCGAACCGAGCACCCTGAAACCTGTGCGCTGGGCATCGCCCGGTGCGCTGGCTGTCATGGTATCGATACCGTTGATGTCCTTTTGCATGATTTCCCGCAAAACCGCGGCTCCTAAACGTCGGTTGTTTTGATTTCCCTGTCTCTACAGCAGCCGGCTAGGGCACGCAGATGATATCGTAGTTTTCTCCGGTCAGGCTTCTTCCGCCCTGCGAAGTCACCTCAAAAGTGTTCTCAACGCCCGTCATGCCGATGCCGGGGATACCTATCTTTGGCTCGATAGCGAGGACCGCACCCTCCTCGATCGGCACGTCGAAGCCTTTGGCGAGCGCCGGATACTCGTCGATGGCGAGCCCGATGCCGTGGCCGATAAAGCCGACCTTGTTCCTGCCGAGGCCCATGAAGCCTTCCTCGAAGCCCTTCTGCTTCGCATGCTCCAGGCTCAGCTCCCAGAGCAGGCTCGGCCTGATGCCGGGCTTCAGGTTCCCGGAGACCCGCGCCTGGATCTCTATCGCGCAATCATGAGCGGCCCGAACGATCGCCGGTATCGAGTCCTGAGCTCCGAGCCAGTAGACCTGGGTCTTGTCCGTCTGATACCCCTCGTGCATGAACCCGTTGTCGATCGAGAGCGGCATGCCGTCCTCCCAGTGGACGTGCTTCGATCCCATGTGCGGCACCGCGGGATGCACGCCGCGCAGACCGAGCGGGCCGTTGAACACGCTCGGATAATTTCCGCTCTCCCCGATCGAGATGTGGCCGAGATAGACCTCCTCGCCGTAGTTCTCCATGCGCAGGATGCCCTGGTGGCCCTGGGAAAAGAAGAGGTGCGAGATCGCGTGGGCGATTTCGAATTCAGACATCCCCCGTTTCAGCAGAAGCGGCAGAAGCCTGACCAGGCACGCTTCGTGCTTCGCACCGGCGTCCCGGAGCAGCTCCAGCTCCATCGTGGTCTTCCTGCTGCGCGTCAGGGAAAGAACGCGGTCGCCCGACACGAGATCGCGTCCGGGGAGGTACCTGGCAAAACTGGATCCCAGCATCCACGAGAGGCCGTTCATCTCGACGGCGATGGTCTTCCCGATCGGCGATCCGGCATCGCGCAAAACCCCTTCGACATCCTTATAGGAGTAGAACGGCGCAATGTTCCTGACCGGCGATTCCATCTTCGCCCGCTCATACCCCCGTCTGCAGAGAAGTATTGGTTCGCCCTGGAGCGGGAGCCAGAACAGGCCGTTCCCGAAGGTGCCGGTGAGGTAGTAGATGTTCAGGCGTGAGAAGACAACAAGGCCTTCCGCCGCGGGGAGATGC comes from the Nitrospirota bacterium genome and includes:
- a CDS encoding PAS domain S-box protein gives rise to the protein MKEELKRLNEQLIKEISERKQVEEALRESETTYRALFEGSPDAILLADPATGIILDANPAASRLLARPQENIVGLRQYEIHPPQRNTFSREAFSQHIEETRERGESHPIENTVARPDGSEVPVEVLAQLVTIKGKKVLQGVFRDISERRKTERTLRGSEERLRQAVRVSQIGIFDHDHRTDTIYWSPQQREIYGWGPDEPVTLQAFLDRVHPGDRERIALAVRQAHDPAGDGFFDVEHRIVRRDSSIRWLTTRSQTFFDGEGDGRHPVRTIGAVRDTTENKQAEEEREKLQAQLIQAQKMESVGRLAGGVAHDFNNMLSVILGHAEMTLRGLDKTSPLYDDLRNIQRAAQRSADLTRQLLAFARRQIVVPRVLDLNATVEGMLNMLHRIIGEDIKVVWVPVRGSWAVKIDPAQVDQLLANLLVNARDAIAHEGKVIIETKNVVLDDAYCAGHRGFVPGSFVMLSVSDDGCGMGPEVLTHLFEPYFTTKGIGEGTGLGLATVYGIVKQNDGFIDVYSEPGKGTTFNIYLPRCESKVISVPEEGPEHAAKGGTETVLLVEDEPMILELSKDLLEDLGYTVLIARTPGEAINLAGKHAGQIHLLMTDVIMPEMSGKDLAGRLVSLYPDLRTLFMSGYTANVIARQGVLEKGIHFMQKPFSMHELAMKVREALESSS
- a CDS encoding MFS transporter, coding for MTASAPGDAQRTGFRVLGSISFSHFLNDMIQSLILAIYPLLKGKFQLSFAQIGLITLTYQVTASLLQPLVGFYTDRNPKPYSLAFGMGCTLIGILVLAMAPNYGTLLLAAAIVGTGSSIFHPESSRVARMASGGKHGLAQSIFQVGGNTGSAMGPLLAAWIIIPRGQQSVAWFSLAALLAISVLWQVGGWYRRRQALASPRARGQQGLHPVLPARTVVLSLLILLILIFSKFFYLASLSSYYIFYLMHHFNLSVQSAQMHLFAFLFAVAMGTVLGGPLGDRIGRKRVIWLSILGAAPFALVMPYANLAWTGILAFVIGFILASAFSAILVFAQELVPGKVGTVSGFFFGLAFGMGGIGAAVLGKLADRHGIEFVYHLCSYLPLLGALTVFLPDLGRQADPAIAPQGSSPGGPR
- a CDS encoding M24 family metallopeptidase, producing the protein MDHISLQELNTRWDRCRKLLHEHLPAAEGLVVFSRLNIYYLTGTFGNGLFWLPLQGEPILLCRRGYERAKMESPVRNIAPFYSYKDVEGVLRDAGSPIGKTIAVEMNGLSWMLGSSFARYLPGRDLVSGDRVLSLTRSRKTTMELELLRDAGAKHEACLVRLLPLLLKRGMSEFEIAHAISHLFFSQGHQGILRMENYGEEVYLGHISIGESGNYPSVFNGPLGLRGVHPAVPHMGSKHVHWEDGMPLSIDNGFMHEGYQTDKTQVYWLGAQDSIPAIVRAAHDCAIEIQARVSGNLKPGIRPSLLWELSLEHAKQKGFEEGFMGLGRNKVGFIGHGIGLAIDEYPALAKGFDVPIEEGAVLAIEPKIGIPGIGMTGVENTFEVTSQGGRSLTGENYDIICVP